The genomic interval CGGCAAAGATCAACGGCGCCGTTCTCAATCAGCGTACCGCTGCTCCCGTTCAGGGCGCAACAGTTACTGTAAAAAACACTAAACGCCTGGCAACAACAGATGATGCCGGAAAATTTTCTATTGAGGCATCAGCCAACGATATACTTGTCATTAGTTCTGTGGGATATACCTCCCAGGAGCTGAAAGCGGGCGCCGGCAATGTACAGGTGCAGCTGCAGGAATCCATCAGCCAGATGGAGGGAGTGATCGTTATCGGTTACGGTGTTCAGAAGAAAAAGCTGGTTACCGGCGCCAACCTCCAGGTAAAGGGCGACGATATCCAGAAGCAAAGTACCACAAATGCCTTACAGGCATTACAGGGACAGGCACCGGGGGTGCAGCTTACCTCCTATTCCGGCCAACCGGGTTCGGCCATGAATGTGATCATCCGCGGTAAAGGTACGATCGGTAACTTTTCTCCTTTATATGTTGTGGATGGCATTCAGACAGGAGATATCAGTTATCTCAATCCTGCAGACATCGAATCTATTGACGTGCTGAAAGACGCCGCATCTGCTGCCATCTATGGCTCGCAGGCGGCCAATGGGGTGATCCTTGTGACAACAAGAACAGGAAAGAACAACCAGAAAGCGCAGGTTACACTCGATACGTACTACGGCTGGCAGAATGTTGCACACAAGGCCCAGCTGCTGAATGCGAAAGAATATGCCATCCTGATGAATGAAGCAGCTGTCAACTCAGGTAAAGCGCCTTATTTCACTAATGATGTGATCAACAATCTGCCGGTAAACACCAACTGGATGGACCAGATGTTCCAAAAAAATGTGCCTACCCAGAACTACGTATTAGGTGTACAGGGAGGCGGTGCAGGAAGCGCCTATTCGCTGTCATTAGGATATACCAACCAGGGAGGAATTGTAGGCGGCTCCGCCATCTCCAATTATGAACGTTACACGCTCCGGATAAACTCAGAGCACTCCCTCTACCAGAATGTTGTTAAACTGGGTGAGCATCTGACATTCAACTACCTGAATACGCACGGCATTGGCGTTGGAGGTCAGTACAATAACTCATTGCGCGCTGCTTTCCAGGCTACTCCTTTCCTGCCGATGTATGATTCTACCGGCGACTTTTACGCCGGCGATAATTTAGGCTGGTACCCCGGGCACCCGGACAGGGCCTGGGACAATGCACAGGCGAATCCTTATGCGGTGATGTATTACAATAACCAGAACAGGAACAGCAGCCAGGGGCTGTTCGGGGATGTATACCTGCAAATAGAACCTGTTAAAGGCTTAAGGTACCGCACCAGTCTCGGTTTGAATTACAACAGTAATCAGGGCCGTGGATATACCCCTGTGTATCATCTTTCCATCTTCTCATTCAACGATACCTCTAAGGTCAACCAGTCAATGGGCATGAGTAAGACCATCCAGTTCGATAACTTATTAAGCTATGATTTCAATATTGCCGGGGGCCACAGTTTCAGCCTGATGGCCGGCAGCTCTGCCTTAAAAACCGATGGTTCCAACATGAGCGGGTATAACTGGGATCTGCGTGTGCCCGACTTACAGCATGCGTATCTCTCTGTTGCCCAGAATGTAAACCGTGGCGCTCCATATATGGGAGTAAGCGGAGGTCCTTTTCAGAGTGCGCTCGTTTCCTATTTCGGCCGCTTACAATATAACTTCCGGGAGAAATACCTGTTGAGCCTCACCTTCCGCGCCGACGGCTCATCCAATTTCGCACCTGAACATCGCTGGGGACACTTTCCTTCCGTATCGGCAGGATGGGTAGCTACAAGGGAAGGTTTCATGAGCAATGTACATGGCCTGGACTTCTTCAAGCTCCGTGGCAGCTGGGGACGTGTGGGCAACCAGAATGTGGCAGCATATCAATACCTCTCTCCTATCAGCTTTACAAACGCTGCCTATATATTCGGGCCTGCCGAAGGCGCCAGTACACAGGGCGCATATCCCAACCGCTTAGCCAATCCCAATGTTAAATGGGAAACTTCAGAGCAGGTGAACATCGGCTTCGATGCCACCCTCATACAACGGTTGAACGTCACTTTCGATTACTATGTCAAGAAGACTAAAGACTGGTTAATTACCGCCCCCATCCTGGCTACAGCGGGAGCAGATGCACCACTGATCAATGGCGGTGATGTAAAGAATACCGGTGTCGAACTGGCACTGTCCTATCATAATACAATAGGCAGGTCCCTCAATTATTCAATCGGGTTGAACGGAGCCTACAACAAGAACCGGATCGGGAATATTCCTACCAACGATCATATCATTCATGGTAATACCAATGTGCTGTATGCGAATGCCCTTGAGTTCTACAGGGCAGCAAACGGCCATCCAGTTGGCTATTTCTGGGGATTGAAGACCGATGGTATTTTCCAGACCGAAGCGGAAGTTAATTCCTACGTCAACAAAGCCGGTGGACGCGTGCAGCCGAATGCACAACCCGGAGACGTACGATACGTAGACCTGAATGGCGATGGTGTGATCGATGACAAAGATAAAACGCAGATTGGCGATCCAAACCCGCACTTTACGTTCGGTTTTAGCATCGGCCTTGACTACAAAGGATGGGACTTCTCAGTACAGGCTTCCGGTGTTGCCGGCAACCAGATCGTTCAGTCATGGAGAAACCAGTCAGGCGCCAGAGACAATTATTCCGCCGCTATGCTGGAACGCTGGCATGGACCAGGTTCGTCCAACAAATTGCCGAGAGTAACTGAAGACAACCGTAACTGGACGCAGTTCTCTGACCTCTACATTCATAAAGGAGATTTCCTTCGTATCAACACCATTACACTCGGTTATGATTTTTCACAATTGGCGAAAAAGAGCTATCTGGGCAAAGTAAGGCTGTATGGCGCTGTGCTGAATGCATTCACATTCTCAAAGTATAACGGAATGGATCCTGAAGTAGGATACAACGAGGGATTTTCATCTGGTGTTGACCTGGGGTACTATCCAAGGCCAAGAACAATGATGATCGGTGCAAACATTCGTTTTTAGTAAAAATTGAAATGAAAATGAAGAATCTGAAATTATATATACCGCTCCTCGCATTGTTGTCATTGTTTGCGTGTAAGAAAAGCTTTCTTGACACAGAAGATGTGACAACCGCCACAGAGCAGAACTTTTATAAAACACCGGCAGATGCCTATAAAGCTTTGGTAGGCGTATATGACGGCCTGCAACGCGTATGGGCCGGTGGCATCGCATTGCCTGTTGCAGCAGAGATCATGTCTGACAATTTATATGGCGGTGGCGGCGCTTCAGACGGGCTCGGCCTCCAGATGGTAGACGAATTCGACAAGCTGAGGTCACCTTCCGATCAGACGCTATACGGCGACAACTGGGGCAACTATTATAAAGCGATATATCGTGCCAACATGCTGCTGACACATCTTGACCAGGTAAACTGGAAAGGAAAGGAAGACCTGCGTAACATCTATGAAGCAGAGACAAGGTTTATTCGTGCCTACTGCTATTTTGATATGGCAAGATTATGGGGGAATGTCCCTTTGATTACAAAACCTACAACTGATAACGTTCCCCAGGCCACTCCCGACAGTGTTTACAGTCTCATTGCTGAAGACCTGAAGTTCGCTGCCGCAAATCTTCCCGCCACCAGTTATACTGCGCAGGAAGCTTCCACTCATGGAAGAGTGACAAAATGGGCAGCCGAATCCTTGCTGGGACGCGTATTCCTCTACTATACCGGCTATTATAATAAACCAGATCTGCTGGGCGCCGTTTCCAAAGCACAGGCCCTGGCTTACCTGGAAGACGTGATCAGTAACGGCGGCTTTGGCCTGATCAGCAACTTTGCTGAACTCTGGCCTGCTGCATCGCTGAAAAACTATGCAGGAGAAGACAATAAGGAAACCGTCTTTGCCATCAAGTATACGTATACAAGCGACTGGAATGGCAATGTTGACGGCAATCATTGGATGGTACTGTTAGGCATCCGCGTTCAGTCCATTTATCCCTATGGCCTTGGCTGGGGCGCTGGTACCGTTAATGCGAAGCTTTGGAACGCCTACCCCGCCGGCGACACCAGAAAGAGCGCTTCCATTATATCCATTGCTGATGAAGGCCTCGATTTCCAGAACAGGAAAGATCAGCGTGAGTACACAGGCTATTATGTGAAGAAGTATACTCCCATGGCAGATTCTGCCGGCAAAAGCCTTGCGGAAAAAATGGGAGGCACCAGCTTTATGATCAGCCAGTACGAAGATTATGTTTCTATCCGCTACGCCGACGTGCTCCTGATGGCGGCAGAATTGGGTTCGCCCAATGCCCAGCAATATTTTGATGCAGTACGTCAAAGGGCACTTGGCTCCGGCTTTGTTCAGATCCCTGTCAATCCCGCTAATATCCTCAATGAAAGAAGGCTGGAATTTGCCGGTGAAGGGATCCGTTACTGGGACCTGCTGCGCCAGGGAGTAAATGTGGCAGCTTCCGCCATAGCGGAATCGGTGACACTTGAAAGCGGCGGCGTCAATGTAACAAAGACCATCAGCGCCTCCCAGATAACTGCAACAAAGGGACTATCGCAGATACCTTACTCACAGATCACTTTATCCAATGGGACGCTGAAACAAAATGAAGGATGGTAAGAACAGTATCCGTTTTTTAGAGGGACAATGAAAACATTTAAAATATCTACCGATGAAATTCATTAAATATATAGCGCTGTTGATTTTTCCTGCGCTGTTCTATATAGTAGCCTGCACAAAACAAGACTATCACCTGCCTGATATGCCTGACAAATCCACCATCAACATGGAAGTGAAACAGGACCTGACAGTCGATCCGGGGGGCAATACCATATATCTGATCAACCACACAGACCAGATAGAGCCGCTGTGGGACTTTGGCACAGGCAAATCGTCCAGGCAGACAGATACGATACATTTTGCCTTTACGGGCGACTATATCATTAAACGCAGCGCGGTTACCGGCGGAGGCCTGGTGTACCTGGATTCAGTGCTTGTTCATGTAACGAAAGACAACCTTAATTATGTAAACGATCCTTTCTGGAACATGCTGTCGGGAGGACCCGGGCAGGAAAAGACCTGGGTACTCGATATGACGGCCCAGGCATTTGACGGGCCTTTGTTCTTCTATGGTACTGATAATGGTTGGGGAGGTGCATGTACCAAACCGGGAGGCGATTGCTGGAACTGGAATCCGAAATATGCCGACAATAAATGGCTGTTACCCGACGGAGACTATGGTACCATGACCTTCAGCCTGAAAGGTGGTCCGTTTGTTAAGGTGACGCACGCCATGATACCCGAGAGAGGCACCGAAAATGGTACTTATTATCTCGATGTCAACACGAAAAAGCTTACCATATCCGGCGCTACACCGCTTCATGATGCATCCCGCGATGGATGTGTTGGCGCATGGGGAAACATTAAGTTGCTGTCATTGACAGAAAACGCGATGCAGTTCGCAGTATTGAGAACATCCTGCGACGGCCCCTGCCTGTTAGTATATAATTACGTTAAAAAACCATAACCTGTTCAGGAATGAATGGCTGGCTTGCACTGGCTAAAAGAGCTACAGTGTAAGCCACATTCCTGCAACAAAAGCATGCTGTATGGTTCGCTGATAATGGCGTTAGGCTTTAGCATCATCAACAAGGCCAATAATGCTGTAGGAGATCAGGAAACAATGAATGCCTCTTACAGGGCCTTGCAATAGAAGATATACATATGCAGCCGCTTGCTGCAGGTCCTGGCCTTGCTTTAAATGTAGGGCCGGGATTTATTGTAATAACAGAGAAATAGCCTGGTAAAGAATGAAAAAAACTAGTATTGTCTTATTAGCACTTACTTATCTTACAGCAAGTTTTACTTTCGCCCAGAACAAAACCGGCAAGAAAGCTGAAACAGCGGAAAGAACGATCAATATTGACTTTCGTCAGCAAAAGGGCCCCTTGAACACGATGTTCAAAGAATGTGTAGGCGCAGGCAGGGCCAATGAAGGCCTTAGGGCCGACTGGCAACAGCAACTGGCTTATGTAAAAAAAGAATGTGGGTTCCGGTATATACGGATGCATGGCCTTTTAACCGACGACATGGCCGTTTATAAAGAAGATAAAAATGGTAACCCGGAATATAATTTCATGTATATCGATGTACTGTTCGATTTCCTGCAAAGCATCGGTATGAAACCATTCGTTGAACTGGGATTCATGCCCGGATCACTTGCCAGCGGCAATGAAACCATTTTCTGGTGGAGAGGCAATGTAACACCGCCGAAGGACTATGATAAATGGTCCGCCCTGATCCGCGCCCTCGCACAGCATTTTACCGAACGTTACGGCACTGATGAAGTAAAGACCTGGTATTTTGAAGTCTGGAACGAACCAAACCTTTCGCCCGGATTCTGGTCAGGTACACAGCAGGATTATTTTAAGTTGTACCAATACACGGCGCAGGCTATCAAAAAGGTAAATAAGGACTATCGTGTGGGTGGCCCTGCCACTGCCGGCGCGGCCTGGGAAAGTGAATTGATTGATTACTGCCATCAGCATAAGGTAGCAATAGATTTTATAAGCACCCACGCCTATGGCGTAAAACAGGGCTATCTGGATGAATTTGGCAATGCCGGTACAGTGCTCGACAAAAATCCCATGAGTGTAAGCGGCGACGTACTTCAGTCACGCAAAGAGATCGCTGCTTCTCCCATCCCGGACCTTGAACTGCACTATACCGAATGGAGCGCATCCTACACACCCTCCGATCCTATTCACGACAGCTATCACGAAGCCGCATATGTGCTGCAAAAACTGAAGCAGGTGGGCGATGCCGCCAATTCTATGTCGTATTGGGTGTTCACTGACATTTTCGAAGAGGCCGGGCCCAGGTTCACACCTTTTCACGGTGGATTTGGTATGTTGAACATCCAGGGGATCAATAAACCGGTATTTTATGCCTACCAGTTCCTGAACCGGCTGGGAAATGTTGAACTGGTGAATAAGGACTCCGCTTCCTGGGCCTGCAAAGACGCATCCGGCAATACACAGATACTGGCCTGGGATTTCACGAACACCCATCCCGGCGATTCAGTGCATAACCAAAATTATTATATCCGCGACCTGCCATCGAAACCGAAAGGGAAACTAAAAGTTAACCTCTCCAATGTTCCTGATGGTATGTATGCGCTTGAAGTGTACAAAGTGGGTTACCGGAGCAATGATGCGTATTCCGATTATTTACTGATGGGCAAACCTTCGCAGCTTAACAGGCAACAGGTGGAGCAGATAAAAAAACAAAACGACGGATCTCCCTTGTCCCGGGAGATCATTACCATAAAGAACGGTCTTCCTTTCTCAAAAGAGCTGGACATCCGGGAAAACGACGTTTTCTTTCTCGAGCTGAAGGCCCTCTGATATACCTGGTTCAAACAGGTAGTGCGGGCTCACCAAAGTCATTGAGCAGGAAGATCCAGGCTTCCTGTCCGCAAGAGACGGCAATGGTCACAAAGACGATTGCCGTCTTTTTATACATGATGACAGGTATGCGCAACGCTTTCAACCGTATATAACCTGTCCTTCCCGGTATGATGAGGCAATACAGATCTCCGGCCTCATGAGCCATTCCACTATGCCGCCTTACCTGCGGTCACTGACAATCTCTGCATTCATTAGCCTGACATTGCATGCCCCAACAGATCCTTCTTTTGTAGTTTAAAATAGACGATCAGGTCTTGCCGGTGTGACTTATAACCTCACTTTATACCCGGCTCAAACAGCATCTCCCCTGTATACCGGGAACCGGCACATTTTTCGGCTTAACCTGATTACTGTGCGCTGATCTTGTGTACAGTCCGCAAAATATTGTCAACATTAAAAGACGCTTATGCTTGCAATGAATTACAGGGGGCCGTTCAGGGTTCGTGCAGAACAAAAACCGGAGCCGGAAATATTGCACCCCGAAGATGCGATAGTGCGCGTATTACGCTCATGTATATGTGGATCAGATCTTCACCTGTATCATGGGCTTGTACCCGATACACGTGTAGGTTCGACATTCGGACATGAGTTTATTGGCATTGTGGAAGTTGTCGGACCGGGGGTACAAAAACTCAAGGTCGGCGACAAAGTACTGGTCCCCTTTAACATTGCCTGTGGCAAATGTGCTTTCTGTAAACAGGAGTTATATGGCAACTGCCATGAGTCCAACCCTGAGGCCACCGCTGTGGGCGGCATCTACGGTTATTCTCATACCGCCGGCGGCTTTGATGGCGGACAGGCGGAATATGTACGTGTACCTTATGCTGATGTAGGGCCGGTGGTCATTCCGGAAGATATGCATGCTGACGATGCAGTGTTACTGACAGACGTTGTTCCTACCGGTTACCAGGCCGCCGAAATGGGAGGCATTAAGAAGGGTGATACTGTAGTAGTGTTCGGGGCCGGACCGGTAGGAATTATGGCAGCAAAATGCGCATGGCTCTTTGGCGCCGGCAGGGTCATCGTCATTGACCACCTGGAATATCGCCTGGACTTCGTCCGGCAATACGCACAATGCGAAGCATATAACTTCCGCTCGATGGAAGACCCGGTAATTTTCCTCAAAAGAGCAACAGACTGGTTTGGCGCAGATGTTTGTATTGACGCCGTCGGTGGTGATGCTGCAGGCAACGCCATGCAAACAATTACAGGAAGGAAAATGATGTTGCAGGCCGGCTCCGCCACTGCCCTGCACTGGGCCATCAACTCCGTGAAAAAAGGCGGTATCGTCTCAATTGTAGGGGTATATGGGCCAACAGACAACCTGATACCCATCGGCAATGTGGTGAACAAAGGCATCACCATACGTGCAAACCAGGCTTCCGTAAAACGCCTCCTGCCCCGCCTTATCGAGCATGTCAGGTCGGGATACATTGATCCGAAGGCGATCATTTCACATCGTATACCGCTGGAGGAAGTAGCCGATGCTTATCACATCTTTTCAGCAAAGCTGGACGACTGTATTAAACCAATTCTTATTCCACCGTCAGCAAGACAATAAATTGTAAGTTATGGATCTGGAGAACAAGTTTTCGCATATAAAGGGCTGGGGAGTAGATGCAGACCCTAAGAACGAGCCCACCTACCCCATAAAGAAATATACGGGGGATGATCACGAACGATTGAACTGGGAACGACCGGCGCTGCAACCGCTTACCGTAGAGGTGCTTCACTCCAACGAACGTCCGGGATTAAGTGCAGTTTATGGCACCTCCGTACCTCCATCGGGCTTAAGTGGCAATATCAGGCGGTTTGCATTTAAATACAGCGAATCCAGTTATGGTCACTGGCTTCCATTACTAGTGGCCGACCGGGTGAATGTCATAGAGGGGATCGTTGACGATATCAAAAAAGGTCATATACCCAATATTTTTGCAGAAAAAGGCTGGAAAGCGGAGTGGAAATATAACCGTGCAGGTATGATCAGGAAAATTGCCCTGACAGCATTGGCTACCGCTGCCCTTGTGATGTTATGCCGAAAGTCAAAAGCCGCTAAACGCTGACTATCAGCGGAAAGAGGCTGTCCTCAGCAGCAATGAGCAGCCTCTTTTCGTTCATACCATCCCGGTATCGGCTTCATGTAAGACCACCAGGGGCCTTTGATTTATCAAGACATTCTCTGCAAAGCAAGGATCCGCATTGTGTACAGGAACGCGGATATTCCTGATTTCCAGCATTGTAATTAATTCCCAAAAACTTAACCCCCGCTTTGGCAGTTATCTTGTTTTAATATTATCACATATAACATATATTTATACTTCAAGGGAACAATCCCCCGTTGACCTATGCCTAGAAATAACAGAAGCGTTCGACCAACGCTGCAAACTGCTTTGTGCGTAATCCAGCCAGCCATACTGACACCTGTACGCTTTATGTACAGCAACCATGTTCCGATATCCATCAACCGGAAACGCATCTTATATGTGCTGTTTTTCCTGCTGATGAATATCAGGGTATCGGCGCAGATATGGCACCCTACTGAACCGGCGCGCATGTACATTGCCATTGACCCGGTAAACAACAACCATCTTGGTAATACCTTTGCCACCTGGCCATACACGCTGTACGGTCCGAAATTCGTAGCCACTCCCATTCACCAGGAGCCTACAGAATGGTTGTATTACAT from Chitinophaga filiformis carries:
- a CDS encoding SusC/RagA family TonB-linked outer membrane protein; translation: MKSTKIRLYLLLLWGLFSVLLSTNAIAQTAKINGAVLNQRTAAPVQGATVTVKNTKRLATTDDAGKFSIEASANDILVISSVGYTSQELKAGAGNVQVQLQESISQMEGVIVIGYGVQKKKLVTGANLQVKGDDIQKQSTTNALQALQGQAPGVQLTSYSGQPGSAMNVIIRGKGTIGNFSPLYVVDGIQTGDISYLNPADIESIDVLKDAASAAIYGSQAANGVILVTTRTGKNNQKAQVTLDTYYGWQNVAHKAQLLNAKEYAILMNEAAVNSGKAPYFTNDVINNLPVNTNWMDQMFQKNVPTQNYVLGVQGGGAGSAYSLSLGYTNQGGIVGGSAISNYERYTLRINSEHSLYQNVVKLGEHLTFNYLNTHGIGVGGQYNNSLRAAFQATPFLPMYDSTGDFYAGDNLGWYPGHPDRAWDNAQANPYAVMYYNNQNRNSSQGLFGDVYLQIEPVKGLRYRTSLGLNYNSNQGRGYTPVYHLSIFSFNDTSKVNQSMGMSKTIQFDNLLSYDFNIAGGHSFSLMAGSSALKTDGSNMSGYNWDLRVPDLQHAYLSVAQNVNRGAPYMGVSGGPFQSALVSYFGRLQYNFREKYLLSLTFRADGSSNFAPEHRWGHFPSVSAGWVATREGFMSNVHGLDFFKLRGSWGRVGNQNVAAYQYLSPISFTNAAYIFGPAEGASTQGAYPNRLANPNVKWETSEQVNIGFDATLIQRLNVTFDYYVKKTKDWLITAPILATAGADAPLINGGDVKNTGVELALSYHNTIGRSLNYSIGLNGAYNKNRIGNIPTNDHIIHGNTNVLYANALEFYRAANGHPVGYFWGLKTDGIFQTEAEVNSYVNKAGGRVQPNAQPGDVRYVDLNGDGVIDDKDKTQIGDPNPHFTFGFSIGLDYKGWDFSVQASGVAGNQIVQSWRNQSGARDNYSAAMLERWHGPGSSNKLPRVTEDNRNWTQFSDLYIHKGDFLRINTITLGYDFSQLAKKSYLGKVRLYGAVLNAFTFSKYNGMDPEVGYNEGFSSGVDLGYYPRPRTMMIGANIRF
- a CDS encoding RagB/SusD family nutrient uptake outer membrane protein, yielding MKNLKLYIPLLALLSLFACKKSFLDTEDVTTATEQNFYKTPADAYKALVGVYDGLQRVWAGGIALPVAAEIMSDNLYGGGGASDGLGLQMVDEFDKLRSPSDQTLYGDNWGNYYKAIYRANMLLTHLDQVNWKGKEDLRNIYEAETRFIRAYCYFDMARLWGNVPLITKPTTDNVPQATPDSVYSLIAEDLKFAAANLPATSYTAQEASTHGRVTKWAAESLLGRVFLYYTGYYNKPDLLGAVSKAQALAYLEDVISNGGFGLISNFAELWPAASLKNYAGEDNKETVFAIKYTYTSDWNGNVDGNHWMVLLGIRVQSIYPYGLGWGAGTVNAKLWNAYPAGDTRKSASIISIADEGLDFQNRKDQREYTGYYVKKYTPMADSAGKSLAEKMGGTSFMISQYEDYVSIRYADVLLMAAELGSPNAQQYFDAVRQRALGSGFVQIPVNPANILNERRLEFAGEGIRYWDLLRQGVNVAASAIAESVTLESGGVNVTKTISASQITATKGLSQIPYSQITLSNGTLKQNEGW
- a CDS encoding GH39 family glycosyl hydrolase encodes the protein MKKTSIVLLALTYLTASFTFAQNKTGKKAETAERTINIDFRQQKGPLNTMFKECVGAGRANEGLRADWQQQLAYVKKECGFRYIRMHGLLTDDMAVYKEDKNGNPEYNFMYIDVLFDFLQSIGMKPFVELGFMPGSLASGNETIFWWRGNVTPPKDYDKWSALIRALAQHFTERYGTDEVKTWYFEVWNEPNLSPGFWSGTQQDYFKLYQYTAQAIKKVNKDYRVGGPATAGAAWESELIDYCHQHKVAIDFISTHAYGVKQGYLDEFGNAGTVLDKNPMSVSGDVLQSRKEIAASPIPDLELHYTEWSASYTPSDPIHDSYHEAAYVLQKLKQVGDAANSMSYWVFTDIFEEAGPRFTPFHGGFGMLNIQGINKPVFYAYQFLNRLGNVELVNKDSASWACKDASGNTQILAWDFTNTHPGDSVHNQNYYIRDLPSKPKGKLKVNLSNVPDGMYALEVYKVGYRSNDAYSDYLLMGKPSQLNRQQVEQIKKQNDGSPLSREIITIKNGLPFSKELDIRENDVFFLELKAL
- a CDS encoding zinc-dependent alcohol dehydrogenase, whose translation is MLAMNYRGPFRVRAEQKPEPEILHPEDAIVRVLRSCICGSDLHLYHGLVPDTRVGSTFGHEFIGIVEVVGPGVQKLKVGDKVLVPFNIACGKCAFCKQELYGNCHESNPEATAVGGIYGYSHTAGGFDGGQAEYVRVPYADVGPVVIPEDMHADDAVLLTDVVPTGYQAAEMGGIKKGDTVVVFGAGPVGIMAAKCAWLFGAGRVIVIDHLEYRLDFVRQYAQCEAYNFRSMEDPVIFLKRATDWFGADVCIDAVGGDAAGNAMQTITGRKMMLQAGSATALHWAINSVKKGGIVSIVGVYGPTDNLIPIGNVVNKGITIRANQASVKRLLPRLIEHVRSGYIDPKAIISHRIPLEEVADAYHIFSAKLDDCIKPILIPPSARQ